attttcatagaagctctctatttacTCACTACTACGGCTGCAGGTTGAAGCAgggacttgaacaatctttaagttgtacctattgtttaattTTTTGTTACTGAAGGCGCTTTTCGATTACATTATGGagttccacgatattcttttttatttttattttttttgtgaactgCGAAACCTATCCCTAATTCTTGCTtactaccctggggtttacctctccaagaGAGCACGTGTCCGctatttagtattttctgttttcCGCCTCGTCTAGTAACTTCTCAAAGCTCCAAgaatcccatttaatgaaagagaggtCATCAagcaatgctagtaagtcggattctcATCTTATATTTTTTGTACAAAGGTTCATTAACGTGGGGCGGCCTTTCtgtaaccggagatttttagacCGGGATGTAGTCTAGGTAACATGAGGAGGGCcaagaatggaaacaaaaaacgcaagacaggaaTTGATATGCAGtggattgatgatggtgatggtgatggtgatggtgatggtgatggtgatggtgatggtgatggtgatgatgatgatgatgatgatgatgatgatgatgatgatgatgatgatgatgatgatgattatgatgatgattataacaataataataacaatactaatactaataataataataataataataataataataataattatgataataataataataaaaataatatatatatcatcagaatCAGGTTTCAATGTaatttcaatgatgatgatgatgatgatgatgatgatgattataacaataataataacaataataataataataataataataataataataataataataataattatgataataataataataaaaataatatatatatcatcagaatCAGGTTTCAATGTAAATCAGgaaaataatttaatatcatatatttttatttttgccaaTTCAAATCAATATATTGTTGCATTATGTTACTCGTTATGTGAAAAAATATTGTAAAGCGAACACAAATTAGGCAGTGTGGTGTACCTTCATTTCATTTGTTGAACTTATCTTTTTTGGAAATGTAAATAGTACAAACATTTCCGTAACGATTGAGAGTTACGAAGTAAACGCCAAGGAACGGATATCGGCATGATGTGTATTAATTCATTCAATGTAAAAAATCCATAATGACCAATGCAACACGACTGTACGTGGAATGTTATGAAATGAAGTTTCGTAtccataatatttataaatattccaaTTGTTCTATTCTTTcagttataaaaaaacaaaactttccaGAGTCTCCTAAGGCGAGGTGCCCATGGTCGCGGGCGTGTACTGTGCCATGAAGTGCCCTGGCATGGGGTAGTACTCGGCCGTCGGGGGGGGAGCCATGGGGTAGGGCGTCATGTTGTGGGGGTACTGCGGCGCCTGTCCCAGCCAGTGGGTATGCGGCACGGGGGCGTGCGGCGGCTGCTGCATGTGGCTGTGAGTGGGCGGCGGGGCGGCCATCATGGGCGGTTTGGGCGGCGGCGGCTTGGGCTGGATGGTGTTGAGGCGCTTCATGCAGTGGTGCTGCATGGCGGGCGGGGGGGCCATGGGCGCGCCGGCCGAGCACACGGCGACCGGCGCGGCGCTCGGGCCGTTCAGCGGGGGCATGACGGGGGCAGGGGGCGCAGAGGGGGCAGCTGGAGCCGGGGGCTTCTTCTTCCGACGCGGCCCCTTCAGCAGCTTGAGGCCGCCGCGGCTGCCCGCCTCCTCCTCGATGCTCGCCCAGATCGACTTCACCTGAAAAGGGGAGACGTCAGCTGCCAAGCCCACAAGTCTGCCACTACCGACAGAT
This genomic stretch from Penaeus chinensis breed Huanghai No. 1 chromosome 8, ASM1920278v2, whole genome shotgun sequence harbors:
- the LOC125028211 gene encoding extensin-like, whose translation is MPPLNGPSAAPVAVCSAGAPMAPPPAMQHHCMKRLNTIQPKPPPPKPPMMAAPPPTHSHMQQPPHAPVPHTHWLGQAPQYPHNMTPYPMAPPPTAEYYPMPGHFMAQYTPATMGTSP